DNA from Microbacterium sp. BK668:
CCGCATGCGGCGGACCATGTCGTTGGTGACGAGCTTGGGCGCCTTCGCTCCGGGGATGAGCACCGAGCCGATGACGAGGTCGGAGTCGGTCACGGCCCGGTCGAGGTCGAGCGGATTGGATGCCGCGGTCTTCACCCGCCCCTGGAAGTGGTCGTCGAGGTACCGCAGGCGCTGGACGTTCGTGTCGAAGACGGTCACGTCAGCGCCCATCCCGACCGCGATCACCGCGGCGTTCGCACCCGCCACGCCTCCGCCGATGACCGTCACCCGTGCGGGACGTGTTCCCGGCACCCCCGACATGAGCAGCCCCAGGCCGCCCGCCGAGCGCATCAGCGTCGCCGCGCCGACGGTGGGGGCGAGGCGTCCCGCGACCTCGCTCATCGGCGCCAGGAGCGGCAGGCCGCCGCCGGGAAGCTGGACCGTCTCGTATGCGATGGCCGTCACACCGTCCGAGATCAGGCGCTCCGTCAACGGCCGATCGGCGGCGAGATGCAAGTACGTGAACAGCACGAGGTCGTCGCGGAAATGGCCGTACTCACTCGCGATCGGCTCCTTCACCTTGAGGAGCAGCTCGGCCCGCGCCCAGACCTCGGCGGCGTCCTCGAGGAGGGTCGCGCCGGCGTCGGCGTACTCGGCGTCGGGCATGGACGAGCCCTCGCCCGCGCCGCGCTGTACGAAGACCTCATGCCCCGCGGCGACGAGGTCGTGCACGCCCGCCGGCGTCAGGGCGACGCGATACTCGTTGTTCTTGATCTCGGTAGGGACGGAGATCCTCATCGATCGTTCCTTTCCGCTCCTCGTGGGAGCCCTGCTAGAAAGCGGGGCGGATGGCCCCGACATCTCGGCCGCCGCCGGACACCGACAGCGGGAGTCTCGTCATCGTCTCGGCGACGTCGGCGGAGGCGAGGGCCCCGGCCCTCTCGAGCAGTCGCAGCGCGACGGCGGTGGCAGCCCGGCCGTTGCCGTCGAGGATCTTGAGGGCGACCGTGGCGCCGTTCGGGGCGACCATCACCATGACGCCTTCGGCGCCCGTCTTCGCGAACACACCGAGGTGCTCGATGGCGATCGTGTCGGGCCGCCCCGGTCCGTCGATGGCCCACGGATTCGCGCGTACCGCGCGCACGAGCGTGCCCGCCTGACGGTGCAGGGCGAAGGGGGAGGTCTGCGAGGCCGTTCCGATCCGGTGGACGGCCTTCGACAGGCCCATGAGACTCATCGCGTACACCGGGGCGCCGCATCCGTCGACCGCCGTCGTGCTCACCTTCTGGCCGACGAGCCGCTCGATGACGTCCCGGATGTGGACCTGAAGAGGATGCTCGGGGTCGAGGTACCCTCGGGGATCCCAGCCCGTCGTGGTGCACGTCAGCAGCATCGCCGCGTGCTTCCCGGAGCAGTTCATCCGGATGCGCGACGGCTCGGCATGATCGCGCACGAGCTCGTCCCGGGTCGCCTGGTCACCCGGCCATGCCGGCGGGCAGCCGAGGTCCTCTTCGCCGAGGCGGGCGGCGGAGAGGATGTCGCGGACGACGCCGACGTGCCGGTCGGTGCCGGAGTGGCTGGCCGCCGCGAGCACGAGCTGCTCGCCCTCGAGAGGAGCGCCCGCGGTCAGGCACGCGAGGGCCTGCAAGGGCTTCAGGCTCGAGCGCGGGAGGATCGGCGCCTCGACGTCGCCGAGGCGCTCGACGACGACCCCGTCGCTCGACAGGACGACCGCGGCACCCGAATGGCGGGACTCGACGAACCCGCTGCGCTCCACCACGGCGAGCTCCACGGCGTCGGTTGCGGCGAGTGTCTGCGGCACCCCGCCAGCCTACCGTCGGGCCGGGCGGCGCCCGCGTCATGCGAGACTGGCGCCATGTTCGGCGAGCATCGATACCGTCTGCGCTCCACCTGGACGGGCAACCGGGGGCACGGGACGACGGGCTACCGCGACTACGACCGATCGGCGACGATCGAGATCGACGGCAAGGACGCGCTGTCCGCGTCGGCGGACAAGCCCTTCCGCGGCGATCCGGCGAAGTGGAATCCGGAGGACATGCTCCTGGCCTCGCTGAGCCAGTGCCACCTTCTGTCGTACCTGCACGCGTGCGTCGAAGCGGGCGTGGTCGTGGTGTCGTACCGGGACGAGGCATCCGGTCTCATGGTCGAGGACGGGCACGGCGGCGCTCGTTTCACCCAGGTCACGCTGCGGCCGCACGTGACCGTCGCAGACGCGTCGATGACGGATGCCGCCCTGAAGGCCCACGAGAAGGCCAACGAATGGTGCTTCATCGCGAACTCGGTGAACTTCCCGGTGCTGCACAAGCCGAAGATCGAGGTCGCTCAGCGGACATGACCGCTGCCGCGCGGACACGACGGACACCACGGCCACCGCGCCGGTGATGCACGGCCGGCGCGCAGCGGATGCGGCGGCGCGACCGACTCAGCGCCGCTCGTGCGGAAGCACCTGCTTCAGGCGGTCGATGCCGTGGGCAGGCGCCTCGTTGTAGGCGTTCGCGAGCTCCTGACCCGACAGCGCGTGGATCGCGGACATGATCTCGTCCGTCGCGAGGCGCCGCGCGCGCCCCGACTCGGCCGTGCCGTGATGCGAGACGTCGATCGGCGCGCCGAACCGCACCGTGATCCGCTCGCTGAGCGACGGGCGCTTCGCGCCGACGGGCATGACTCTGTCGGTGCCGACGAGCCCCACCGGCACGACCGGGGCGCCGGTCTGCAGGGCGAGGAAGGCCACGCCGGTCCGGCCCTTGTAGAGCCGCCCGTCGAGCGAGCGCGTCCCCTCCGGGTACAGGGCGACCGCCTTGCCTTCTTCAAGGAGCCGGCGCTGCTGATCCAGAGCGTCGAGGGCGGCCTGACCGGCTCCGCGCTGCACCGGCACGGCGCCGATCGCCGTGAAGAACTCGCGCGACATCCAGCCGGAGATGCCCGCACCGTCGAAGTAGCTGGACTTGGCGAGGAAGTGAACGGGGCGGGGAGCGGCGACCGGGATGGCGATCGAGTCGATGAACGACAGGTGGTTGCTCGCGAAGATGACGGGCCCGTGCTTGGGGACGTTCGCCCTGCCCTCGACGTGCGGCCGGTAGATCAGACGTCCGAGGGGGGCGATGATGAACCGGCCGAGCGCGTACGTCGCCCCCATGCGGGTTTCGGGAGCCTCCGCGACGGTCGACTGCGCGGCTGACGGCTCCGGAAAAGTCACCCGTCGAGGGTACTCCCGGTCCCATTCCCGCTCGGGCATGACCGCCTCTCAGCGCGTTCCGATGAAAGTTAGGGAAGGATGGAGTCTCCGCTTCCCCTTTCTCAGAGGTCTTCTGTGCGCACTCGTTCGCTCGCTCTCCTGTCACTCGCCGCGATGTCGGCGCTCGTTCTCGCCGGCTGCACGAACGCGCCGTCGGAGTCGGAGTCGGAGTCGTCGCCGTCGGCGACCACGGCCGCCGATCTGTGCGGCGCGCAGGTGGATCCGGGCTCGGCGTCCGACTCCGTCACCGTCGACGGCGCCGCCGGCACGGAGGCGACCGCGACCTTCACTTCGCCCCTGGAGGTCTCCGAGCTCCAGGCGACCCAGATCGATGAGGGCACGGGTGACGCGCTCCAGTCCGGCGACCTCGTCCAGTTCGCGCTCTCGGCCTTCGACGCCTCGACCGGCGAGAAGCTGGGCGCCCAGGGCTACAACGACGACCTCCCGCCGCAGCAGATCTCGCCGGACAGCGTGCTGGGCCAGGTCGTCGGCTGCGCCAAGCCGGGCTCGCGCTACGTGGCCGCCTTCCCCGAGTCGACCGAGCAGGGCACGGGTGCGCAGGTCTACGTCATCGACGTCCTGGGAACGGTCCCGACCGCTGCGTGGGGCGAGCCGCAGCCGCCCGCGGAAGGGCTCCCGACCGTCGAGCTCGACGCCGACGGCGCTCCCACCGTCACCCTGCCCGGCGACGACATCCCCACCGAGTTCGAGAAGGCCACGCTCAAGAAGGGCGACGGCGCCGTCGTCGAGCCCGGCGACTCGGTCCTCGTGCAGTACCACGGCGTCTCGTGGAACACCGGCGAGGTCTTCGACGAGTCCTGGGGCAAGCAGCCCTTCACCTTCACCGTCGGGAACGGCGTCGTCCAGGGCTTCTCCGACGCTGTCACCGGAGAGACGGTCGGCTCGCAGGTGATCGCCGTGCTGCCCCCGTCCGTGGCTTACGGCGAGGGTGAGATCAACGACGCCGACCTCAAGGGTCAGACCCTCGTCTTCGTCGTCGACATCCTCGCGGCGGCCAAGACGCCCGCCCAGTAGCGCACCGCCGCGAAGAGCCCGCCCCCGCAGAGGAGGCGGGCTCTTCGCGTGTCGCTCGGGCGCGCCGTCTAGGCTGACGGGGTGCGGCGCGTCATCATCCTCGGCTCGACAGGGTCGATCGGCACTCAGGCCCTCGACGTGATCCGCGCGAATCCTCGCCGGTTCGAGGTCGTCGGACTGTCGGCGGGATCCAATCGTGCGCTCCTGGACGCCCAGGCGGAGGAGTTCGACGTCGACGACACGGCGCTCGGCGCGGACGACGCCGAGCGGCTGATCCGGGATGTCGAAGCCGACGTCGTGCTCAACGGCATCACGGGGTCGGTGGGCCTCGGTCCGACGCTCGCGGCGCTGGAGAGCGGCCGGACCCTCGCGCTGGCGAACAAGGAGTCGCTCATCGTCGGCGGCGACCTCGTCACGGCGCTCGCCGCACCGGGCCAGATCGTCCCCGTCGACTCGGAGCACTCCGCGATCGCCCAGGCGCTGCGCTCCGGCGCACCCGAGGAGGTCCGGCGACTCGTGCTGACCGCCTCGGGAGGACCCTTCCGCGGCCGCGGAAGGGAGTCGCTCGCCGAGGTGACGCCGGCCGAGGCGCTGGCCCATCCGACGTGGGACATGGGTCGCGTCGTCACGACGAACTCGGCGACGCTCGTCAACAAGGGTCTCGAGGTGATAGAGGCGCACCTTCTGTTCGACGTGCCCTACGACCGCATCGATGTCGTCGTCCATCCGCAGTCGATCGTCCACTCGATGGTCGAGTTCACGGACGGCTCGACGATCGCTCAGGCGTCGCCGCCCGACATGCGGCTGCCGATCTCGCTCGGGCTGGACTGGCCGAATCGCATCTCCGGAGTCGGGCGGCCGATCGACTGGAGCGCCCCGACGTCATGGACCTTCGAGCCCCTCGACGCCGAGGCGTTCCCGGCCGTGCGCCTGGCCAAGCAGGTCGGCCGTGCGGGCGGCACGTACCCCGCGGTCTTCAACGCCGCCAACGAGCAGGCCGTCGACGCGTTCCACGAGGGAGCGCTTCCCTTCCTGGGGATCGTCGAGACCGTCGAGCGGATCGTGGACGCGCACGAGGCGCCCGACGAGCTGACGCGCGAGTCGCTGGCCGCCGCCGAGGCGTGGGCGCGCCTGGCCGCGGACCGCGCGATCGCGGCGCGCGGCTGACCGGTATCGCTCAGTCGATCGGGCGGCTCGGATCCGAGAGCGGCGTGGAGTCGGCGGGGTAAGGCACGGGCCAGTGCGCGTCCGGCACCGGCCACCCCTGTGCCCGCAGCGCCCGGCGTGCGAGCTCCCGGGCGGAGTAAGGGGTGCGCTCTCCGCGGATGTCGCGGTAGTCCTGATGGCCGGGCCCCGCCCAGAGGATCGCGTCGCCGTCGCCGACGAGCCTCACGGCCTCGATGATCGCGCGCTCCGGCGGCGAGAACTCGAGGATCTCCGCATCCGGCCGTGCCCGGCGGGCGCCCTCGATGAGGGTCGCCCTGATCGAGTCCGGGTCTTCGAATCGCGGATGGTGGTCGGTGACGATGAGGATGTCGCTGCCCTCGACGGCCGTGCGGCCCATGTCGTGCCGCTTGGTCGCGTCGCGGTCGCCGTCGGCGCCGAAGAGCATGACGACCTTGCCCGGGGTCACGTGCCGGACGGCGGCGAGCGTCTTCTCGAACGCGTCGGGGGAGTGCCCGAAGTCCACGTACACGGCCGGTCCCCGGTCGCCCGACACCCGCTGCGTCCGGCCGGGGAGATAGGCCTCGATCGCGCCGCCGTCGAGCGTGGCGACGAGATCGTCCCACGCGTAGCCGCCTTCGAGGATCATGACGATCGCCAGCCCGGCGTTCGCGGCCATGTGCCGGCCGATGACGGGGACGACCGTCGTGAGCGAGCGGCCGTCCTTTCCGCGGAGCACGAACTCGGTGCCCGCCTGCCGCTCGGCGACGATCTCCACGGTCCAGTCGGCGGCGGCCGCGGCATCCGGATCCGCGGCGATCGCGGGCGTTCCGACGGTGACGTGGGGCACCTCGCACCGCTCGACCACCTCGAAGCCCGGCGTCGAGTCGAGCGAGATCACGGCTCGGCGGGCGCGGTCGGGGCGGAAGAGCGGGAGCTTCGCCTCGAAGTACTCCCGCATGTCGGCGTAGTCGTCGAGGTGGTCGTGGCTGAGGTTCGTGAAGCCCGCGACGTCGAAGACGATCCCGTCGACGCGGTGGCGGCTCAGCGCCTGCGCGCTCACCTCGACGGCGACGGCCTCCACGCCGCGCTCGCGCATGAGGGCGAGGAGCGCGTGGAATTCGGATGCCTCGGGCGTGGTGAGCCGCGACACGATGACCTCGCCGGCGATGTGCCGCTCGGCGGTCGAGGACAGTCCCGTCACGACGCCGAGCTGCTCCAGGATGCCGTCCAGGAGGTGGGAGACGCTGGTCTTGCCGTTCGTGCCCGTGGTGCCGAAGAGGATCGGTATGTCGTCGCCGGGACCGGTTGCGTACACCCACGCCGACAGATCGCCGAGGAGCGCGCGAGGGTCGTCGACGACCACGATCGGCAGTCCGGCTCCGGCGGCGAGGTCGGCCCCCTCGGCATCCGTCACGATCGCGACAGCGCCCTTCCGGGCGGCGACCGGCGCGAACTCCGCCCCGTGACGGTTGACGCCGCGGATCGCGACGAACGCCTCTCCGGGGCGCAGATCCGCTGTGGCGAGGGTAACGCCCGTGAGCTCCACGCCCGCGGCGTGGCCGCGGACCTCTCGTCCGAAGCGCTCGGCGAGCTGCTCCAGCGAGCGGGCGGGCGGGTTCTCGGGTCGGAGCACGGGCGGCAGATTCGAGGGGATGTCAGTCGGCATGGCGATTCAATCCTCTCATCGAGCACCGGGTCGGACCCATCGGCTTCCTCGGCCAACTCAAAGGCGCGCGCGAGTACCGTTGGCCTGTGACCGCCATCGCGTTCCTCATCGGGGTCGTCGTGCTCGTCGTCGGCCTCGCCGTGTCGATCGCCCTGCACGAGCTCGGCCATCTGCTGCCGGCGAAGAGATTCGGCGTGCGCGTGGGGCAGTACATGATCGGCTTCGGCCCGACGCTGTGGTCTCGCCGCCGCGGCGAGACGGAGTACGGCTTCAAGGCCATCCCGCTCGGCGGCTACATCTCGATGGCGGGGATGTACCCGCCCTCGCCGCGCGAGCGGGCAGGCAAGGCCGGACGCGCAGGAGGCGGCTTCTTCGCCACCATGGTGCAGGACGCCCGTACGGCGAACGACGAGACGCTGCACGGCCGCGACGATGACCGCGTCTTCTACAGGCTGCCCGTGTGGAAGCGCGTCGTCGTGATGCTCGGCGGCCCGGTGATGAATCTCCTGCTCGCGATCGTCCTCTTCACGATCGTCTTCAGCGGCATCGGCATCCAGACCGCGACGACCACCGTCGCGGGGCTGTCGGAGTGCGTGCCGGCGACGCTGGCCTCGGAGTGCACGTCGGAGGATCCGCCGGCGCCGTCGCAGGCAGCCGGGATCGAGCCGGGCGACGTGATCGTCTCCGTCGACGGCACGCCGGTCGAGACGTTCGCCGATGCCTCGGCGATCATCCGTCAGTCGCCCGGGGTGCCCGTCGCCCTGGTGGTCGAGCGAGACGGCGCGGAGGAGACCCTCACCGTGACGCCCGCGGCGATCACGCCGTCCGGCGACGACCCGGACGCCGAGCCTGAGACGATCGGATTCGTCGGCATCAGCCCCACCGTCGAGTACGTTCGACAGCCCGTCTGGGCGGGGGCCCAGGCGGCGGTCGAGAACGTGGGCGCCGTGGCCGGCATCATCTGGCAGCTCCCCGTCAAGATCATCGACGCCGGCGTCTCGCTCGTCACCGGGGAGGAGCGCGACCCGAACGGTCCTCTCAGCGTCGTCGGCGCGGGGATCCTCGCCGGTGAGGTGGCGGCCGTCGATGCGCCCATCCTCAATCGTGTGTCGGCGATGCTGGGCCTCCTCGCCTCTCTCAACATCGCCCTCTTCGTCTTCAACCTCATCCCGCTGCTCCCGCTCGACGGCGGGCACATCGTGGTCGCGCTCTGGGACGGCCTGAAGCGTCTGTGGGCCCGGATCTTCCGGCTTCCGCCGCCGCAGCCGGTCGACGCGACCAAGCTCGTTCCGGTGACGTTCGTCGTGGTGATAGCCCTCATCGTGATGGGCGGCATCCTGATCCTCGCCGACATCTTCAACCCGCTGTCGATCATCCGATGACCGCCGGGTGAGATCTGTTCCGGTCGCGTGTCGAAATCGGGCTTGTCCGTTCGCTGATGAGGTGAAACGGTTCCCCTGACGAAAGGACCACGACCGTGAAGTACGTCATCATGTTCACTTCGACGCCCGAGCTCGACGCCGCCGTGCCCCCGGAGCGGGCGCAGGAGGTGTACGCCCGGGTCTACGAATGGTTCGGCCAGAACGCCGCCAAGATCGCCGACGGCGGTGCCGAGCTTCAGCCGGCGAGCACCGCGACGACCGTCGCGCATGGCACGGAGGGCCCGGTCGTCGCCGACGGGCCGTTCTCGGAGGCGAAGGAGGTCATCGGCGGATTCAGCGTGCTCGACGTCGACGACCTCGACGAGGCGATCGCGATCGCCCGCACCTGGCCCATGCTCGAGCTGCCCGGGACGTCGGTCGAGATCCGGCCGATGGTGACCGACTACAGCCAGTTCGAGCAGTGACCGACCGGGCCCCTGCGCCCCCTCCGCCCGACGCCGGCGCGTCGCGCGGAGCCTCCGGGCGTGGGGGCCCGCCCGCGTACCCCGGCGATCCCGCCCGCGGGGACGCGGCACCCGCGTCTTCGGACGCAGCCCTCGCGCGCGTCGTGCGCGAGGAGTCCGGCCGCATCGTGGCGGCGCTGACGGCCTCGCTCGGGAGCCTCGATCTCGCCGAGGAGTCCGTGGCCGAGGCCGTCGAGGAGGCGCTGCGGGAGTGGCGGGGACGCGGCATCCCTCCCCGTCCCGGCGCATGGCTCACGCAGGCCGCCCGGCACAACGCACTGGACCGCATGCGCCGCGAGAAGCGCTACCGCGAGAAGCTCGCGGTGCTCGCCGAGCGCCCCGTCGCTTCCGGCGACGGAGAGGTCGACGAGCGCCTGCCGCTGCTGTTCGGATGCTGTCACCCCGCGCTCTCGTCCGAGGCTCAGCTCGCGCTCACGCTGCGGGCGGTCTGCGGGCTCACAACCGCGCAGATCGCACGCGCGACGCTGACCGCCGAGACCACGGTCGGGCAGCGGATCGTCCGGGCCAAGCGCAAGATCGGGGCCGCCGGCATCCCGATC
Protein-coding regions in this window:
- the ald gene encoding alanine dehydrogenase, with product MRISVPTEIKNNEYRVALTPAGVHDLVAAGHEVFVQRGAGEGSSMPDAEYADAGATLLEDAAEVWARAELLLKVKEPIASEYGHFRDDLVLFTYLHLAADRPLTERLISDGVTAIAYETVQLPGGGLPLLAPMSEVAGRLAPTVGAATLMRSAGGLGLLMSGVPGTRPARVTVIGGGVAGANAAVIAVGMGADVTVFDTNVQRLRYLDDHFQGRVKTAASNPLDLDRAVTDSDLVIGSVLIPGAKAPKLVTNDMVRRMRPGSVLVDIAVDQGGCFEDTHPTTHADPTFPVHGSVFYCVANMPGAVPNTSTSALTNATLPYIRQIVRSGWKEALARDAALAAGLNTVGGTVVNQGVATAHGLELAPLADALR
- a CDS encoding asparaginase is translated as MPQTLAATDAVELAVVERSGFVESRHSGAAVVLSSDGVVVERLGDVEAPILPRSSLKPLQALACLTAGAPLEGEQLVLAAASHSGTDRHVGVVRDILSAARLGEEDLGCPPAWPGDQATRDELVRDHAEPSRIRMNCSGKHAAMLLTCTTTGWDPRGYLDPEHPLQVHIRDVIERLVGQKVSTTAVDGCGAPVYAMSLMGLSKAVHRIGTASQTSPFALHRQAGTLVRAVRANPWAIDGPGRPDTIAIEHLGVFAKTGAEGVMVMVAPNGATVALKILDGNGRAATAVALRLLERAGALASADVAETMTRLPLSVSGGGRDVGAIRPAF
- a CDS encoding OsmC family protein, translating into MFGEHRYRLRSTWTGNRGHGTTGYRDYDRSATIEIDGKDALSASADKPFRGDPAKWNPEDMLLASLSQCHLLSYLHACVEAGVVVVSYRDEASGLMVEDGHGGARFTQVTLRPHVTVADASMTDAALKAHEKANEWCFIANSVNFPVLHKPKIEVAQRT
- a CDS encoding lysophospholipid acyltransferase family protein: MGATYALGRFIIAPLGRLIYRPHVEGRANVPKHGPVIFASNHLSFIDSIAIPVAAPRPVHFLAKSSYFDGAGISGWMSREFFTAIGAVPVQRGAGQAALDALDQQRRLLEEGKAVALYPEGTRSLDGRLYKGRTGVAFLALQTGAPVVPVGLVGTDRVMPVGAKRPSLSERITVRFGAPIDVSHHGTAESGRARRLATDEIMSAIHALSGQELANAYNEAPAHGIDRLKQVLPHERR
- a CDS encoding FKBP-type peptidyl-prolyl cis-trans isomerase; its protein translation is MRTRSLALLSLAAMSALVLAGCTNAPSESESESSPSATTAADLCGAQVDPGSASDSVTVDGAAGTEATATFTSPLEVSELQATQIDEGTGDALQSGDLVQFALSAFDASTGEKLGAQGYNDDLPPQQISPDSVLGQVVGCAKPGSRYVAAFPESTEQGTGAQVYVIDVLGTVPTAAWGEPQPPAEGLPTVELDADGAPTVTLPGDDIPTEFEKATLKKGDGAVVEPGDSVLVQYHGVSWNTGEVFDESWGKQPFTFTVGNGVVQGFSDAVTGETVGSQVIAVLPPSVAYGEGEINDADLKGQTLVFVVDILAAAKTPAQ
- the dxr gene encoding 1-deoxy-D-xylulose-5-phosphate reductoisomerase; the protein is MRRVIILGSTGSIGTQALDVIRANPRRFEVVGLSAGSNRALLDAQAEEFDVDDTALGADDAERLIRDVEADVVLNGITGSVGLGPTLAALESGRTLALANKESLIVGGDLVTALAAPGQIVPVDSEHSAIAQALRSGAPEEVRRLVLTASGGPFRGRGRESLAEVTPAEALAHPTWDMGRVVTTNSATLVNKGLEVIEAHLLFDVPYDRIDVVVHPQSIVHSMVEFTDGSTIAQASPPDMRLPISLGLDWPNRISGVGRPIDWSAPTSWTFEPLDAEAFPAVRLAKQVGRAGGTYPAVFNAANEQAVDAFHEGALPFLGIVETVERIVDAHEAPDELTRESLAAAEAWARLAADRAIAARG
- a CDS encoding UDP-N-acetylmuramoyl-L-alanyl-D-glutamate--2,6-diaminopimelate ligase; the encoded protein is MPTDIPSNLPPVLRPENPPARSLEQLAERFGREVRGHAAGVELTGVTLATADLRPGEAFVAIRGVNRHGAEFAPVAARKGAVAIVTDAEGADLAAGAGLPIVVVDDPRALLGDLSAWVYATGPGDDIPILFGTTGTNGKTSVSHLLDGILEQLGVVTGLSSTAERHIAGEVIVSRLTTPEASEFHALLALMRERGVEAVAVEVSAQALSRHRVDGIVFDVAGFTNLSHDHLDDYADMREYFEAKLPLFRPDRARRAVISLDSTPGFEVVERCEVPHVTVGTPAIAADPDAAAAADWTVEIVAERQAGTEFVLRGKDGRSLTTVVPVIGRHMAANAGLAIVMILEGGYAWDDLVATLDGGAIEAYLPGRTQRVSGDRGPAVYVDFGHSPDAFEKTLAAVRHVTPGKVVMLFGADGDRDATKRHDMGRTAVEGSDILIVTDHHPRFEDPDSIRATLIEGARRARPDAEILEFSPPERAIIEAVRLVGDGDAILWAGPGHQDYRDIRGERTPYSARELARRALRAQGWPVPDAHWPVPYPADSTPLSDPSRPID
- a CDS encoding M50 family metallopeptidase, whose protein sequence is MTAIAFLIGVVVLVVGLAVSIALHELGHLLPAKRFGVRVGQYMIGFGPTLWSRRRGETEYGFKAIPLGGYISMAGMYPPSPRERAGKAGRAGGGFFATMVQDARTANDETLHGRDDDRVFYRLPVWKRVVVMLGGPVMNLLLAIVLFTIVFSGIGIQTATTTVAGLSECVPATLASECTSEDPPAPSQAAGIEPGDVIVSVDGTPVETFADASAIIRQSPGVPVALVVERDGAEETLTVTPAAITPSGDDPDAEPETIGFVGISPTVEYVRQPVWAGAQAAVENVGAVAGIIWQLPVKIIDAGVSLVTGEERDPNGPLSVVGAGILAGEVAAVDAPILNRVSAMLGLLASLNIALFVFNLIPLLPLDGGHIVVALWDGLKRLWARIFRLPPPQPVDATKLVPVTFVVVIALIVMGGILILADIFNPLSIIR
- a CDS encoding YciI family protein produces the protein MKYVIMFTSTPELDAAVPPERAQEVYARVYEWFGQNAAKIADGGAELQPASTATTVAHGTEGPVVADGPFSEAKEVIGGFSVLDVDDLDEAIAIARTWPMLELPGTSVEIRPMVTDYSQFEQ